GCACGACTGCCGCATCATCCGGCGGGGGCGACTCGCTCGCGCCCAGGGCGTACGCGAGCCCACGCATGTCTCTCAGGTCACGCACCGTTTCCCCGGCCGCCAACCGCCGGGCGATCTCCACGACCGTCTTCTCGCCCATGCCGTAGGCGACCAGATCCGCCTTCGAGTCCAGGAGGATCGACCGCTTCACCGTGTCGGACCAGTAATCGTAATGGGCCAGACGCCGGAGCGAAGCCTCGACGCCGCCCGCGACCACCGGGACGCCCGGGAATGCTTCGCGGCATCGCTGGGAGTAAACAAGGGTCGCGCGGTCGGGCCGCAGGCCGATGCGGCCGCCCGGGGAGTAAGCGTCGTCGTTGCGTACCTTTTTGCTAGCGGTGTAATGATTGATTAACGAATCCATGTTTCCCGCGCTAACCGCGAAGAACAGCCGCGGACGGCCGAACTGTCGCCACGGATCGCACGATGTCCAGCTGGGCTGACTCAGAATGGCGACCCGGAACCCGGCCTGCTCCAGCGAGCGGTGCAGGATCGCCATGGCAAAGCTGGGGTGGTCGACGTAGGCGTCGCCGGTCACAAACACTACGTCCACAGCATCCCACCCACGAGCCGCCATCTCGCTCGCCGTCATCGGCGCGAACGGAGCCGCGTACCGCTCGGTCCAGAGCGGCAGCGACAATCGCGTGCGGTCGGGGCGAGAACTCGTCGAAGTCATGAGGCGACCGCTTGAATACTGGAACAGAGTTTGCCTATGGGTAATTGTATCTCGTGAAGTGACGACGCCTCCAGTTCCGGTTCACGTTTCAGGATAAACCATTCCGGCCAGGACGCCCGGTTCCGGTTCGCTCAGATTTGCCATAATCGGAAGATTAGGTAAATTCGGAAGCTGGTGCCATCTTTTTCGGTTGTAACGAGAAATTAGGCTATTCAGAAAATGCGAAACGCATTACGTTGGGGCTAATTGAATCGACGGATCGATTCGGGACTGCGCCGTCCTTGCGCGACGCCCCCAAGGGAGGCACATTGATGAGCCGCAAAGTGTTGTCAGCAAACCGCTTCCTCGTTTTAATCGCTGTTGCCACCGTATCAACGGTGTGCAACTCGCGGTCCCTTCTCGCACAGGATCAACCTGCGAGCGTTGTTTTGCGTTACAAAGAGCTGAGTGATAGGCAGCTATTTAAATTCAAAATCCCGAACCAAAAAAATCAGACCAAGCCGGTCGGAGATATGAACTTCGAATATCCGGAAGGTGCGATACCGAATGCCGGGATCGATCCGAATCAAAAAGCGTTTTGCATGGAACCTTTGCTGCCCATCTATGCGGGCCGCAATTACGAATTTCACGTCGACGCCCTGAACCGCCCACAATCCTTCGGCCTTCCGGACGATGAGGACGGGAAAAAGAGCGCCGATTTGCGAACGACCTATTTGAGAGAGCTGTACGGGCGATTCTATTCGGACGTGATCGCGAACCCCGAAGCCGCGGCAGCGGCCTTCCAAATTGCGGTCTGGAAAATCACTCAGGAACAAGAGATTCCCGAGGGTCCGAACCCGTTCAACCTCTTTACCGGCAGCTTCCAGGCGGACTACGCGAACGAGGCCGCGTCTCCGCAGCACGTCCAGCAGGCCCAACAATACTTGCAAGCGTTGATCGGCAACGACATTCCGTTCACGGAAAACGTAGCCTATACCGGCATGGAGTTGGTCAAACTCACAGGTGTGCCGACCACCTTCGGCCCGGCGGTGAACCAACTGTTTACGCCGCAATCGCAGCTGATCCTTCGCAACATCCCCGGCTTCGTGCCGACGAGCGGCTCGGGGATCGGGACGTTCGCACCGATCGGTCCGAATTTCTCCGGTCCGGGCATTGGAGGTTTCGGCGGTGGCGGTGGTGGATTCGGCTCCAGCCCTGTCAGTGGCTTCGTTGGTGGCGGATTCGGCGGCGGTGGGGGCGGATCTACCGGGTCTGGTGGTAGCGGATCTTCGGGCACTTCGCCGGGCGGTGGTACCTCCGGTTCTGGTGCGCCCGGTGGAACTGCACCAGAGGGTGGAGGAGGCGGTGGTGGTGGAGGTGGAGGTGGTGGTGGAGGCGGAGGCGGAGGGGGTGGCGGTGGTGGTGGAGGGGGTGGCGGAGGCGGAGGGGGTGGAGGTGGACCACCGCCCCTACCGGCACCGCAAGCCATTCTCCTGCTTGGTCTAGGCTTCGCGGTGGTTGGTCTGAAACGACTCCGCCAAAAGAAAGTCGGGTAGTCTGACCGGAGGCTCGATCGGTAAGTAAGATCGAATCACTAGAGTGCGCAAGGCCGGCATGATACGATGCCGGCCTTGTCATTTTATGAGTTAGCTGCTCAATTAAGGGGATAATCGCATGGGGAAGAAAACGTCCTGCCAGGTCACTCGCGAACAATTTCGTAAGGGAGCCAAGGCCGTTACCGTTGTCATCAACGGCATCCCACAAATCGCGGAAGTGAAAGAATTCGCCACGGGTTCGCTCGGCTGGTATCTGAACGGAAAGACGATGATCGAAATCGACGGCACGCCCGTCTCCGTCCAAATCGGTCTGAACCTGACCATCGTTGGGAGCAAGGATCTGCCAGCCGACGCCGCGCAGGGGCCGGCGCAGACCGGGGAAGCGTAACGCACATCCGCGACCGGAATCGCTGTTGAACTCCGAAGCACTTTCAAAATCGGGCATGATGCGGCGTCGCCCGTCGTCGTCAGCTGTTCATCAAGATTGGAGGGCTCCGTGCAGGTCGTCGAATACCGCGGTTGGAAGAATAACCTGCTGCTCACGAACGGGGACGTCGAACTCGTCGCCACGCTAGACGTGGGACCGCGGGTCATCAGTTTCCGACTCCCCGGCGGCTTTAACGTGATGAAGAATTACGACGCCATGATGGGCGGCACCGGGGAAGCCGAATGGCAAATTCGCGGCGGCCACCGTTTCTGGCTCGCCCCCGAAGACCTCACCCGGACTTATTTCCCCGACAACCGTCCGGTGAAATACGAGGCCATTGGCCCGCACGCGGTCAAGATCGTACCGCCGCCCGAAACCGAATACGGGGTGCAAAAAGAAATGCACCTGAAACTCGGCTCGACCGGAACAAAGGTGGACGTGACCTTGAAGGTCACCAACATCGGCCAGGCCGCCACCGAACTCGCGCCGTGGGGGCCGACCGTCATGGCGCCCGGCGGCGTCGAGATCTTGCCGCTTCCGCCGAAAAGCCCCCACCCGGGCCACCCCAAGAAGGCCAAATCCCCGGCCGATTTCGCCCCGAACCAGGAACTCATTCTCTGGCCGTATTTCGATTTCACCGACACGCGGTGGACCTTCGGCAGTCGCTTCGCGTTTCTGCGGCAGGACGTGAACAAGGGGCCGACGAAAATCGGTCTCGCACACCGCATGGGGTGGGTCGGCTACCTCAACTCGCACACGCTGTTTGTGAAGCGCTTCGACTACCGCGAAGGTGCCGTTTACCCGGACCTGGGCACCCGATACCAGACGTTCTCGAACGAAGACATGCTGGAAATGGAAACCGTGGGCGAACTGGTCACGCTCCAACCGGGGCAGTCAGCCGAGTTGAATGAATCGTGGCAGCTTTACGGAAACGTCCCCGAAGTGCGCACCGAAGCCGACGTCGACAAATACATCCTGCCTCTGCTCGCCAAATAGGTGCTGAAGCACACAACTGGGACAAAGAAGTTTTGGCACGCAGAGTGCATTATTGTAATCGGGCGGGATGAACTGTTTTGGATCGAGTGGGCGACGATCCAAGGCTGTCATCCCGCTCTTTTTTGTCTTTGCGGCCATTTCTAGCAGTTTTGCGGCAAATCAAGGCTTATCTCACCAGCAATCCAGGTTAACCAAGCGGACATCACGAGGCTTACCTACGGCGATCAGCCACAACTTGGCTCAAAACGCGCTGTGATTTGATGAAAAATTCCTCCGAACGCTCAGTCCTGGCGGATTACACGCCAACAAGCCGCATGTCGACGCGAAATGGCGCTGGTAACTTTCAAATTGCGAAAGCGTGACTATTCGGGTTAGAGCATTTTCACTTCCAGTCTGGCGGCTGACCCATGATCGTTGGTTTTCAAGCGTTACGGCCGACCCCGCTTGCTATAGGTCTTTACGCCGGAGGCGTTACAGCGATTAGCCGGTGGTTGAGCGCAGCGACACCACCGGTTCACGGCGCCCCGACCGGAGTCGTGGGTTGTGGCCATCGCGAACCGGTGGTGTCGCTGCGCTCAACCACCGGCTAATCGCTGTAACGCCTCCGGCGTAAAGATTAGAACATTTTTACCTCCAATCTGGCGGCTGACTCGTGATCGTTGGCCTTTAAGATCAAGGTTGGGCCGCCAGACTGAGAGTAAAAGTGCTCTAGTGCCGAAGGAAGAACGGGTGGCGGGCAATGACGTGGGCCGTCTCAGTCAACGCTTCGCGGACCAGACCGGTACAGGCAGTCAACGATTAAATTCGCCCCACAACCTCGGAGGACGATTGCGATACCCCGCGCAACAGGTCACGTAAATCGGGTTCATCGATACGGGAAATCGCCTCTTCGACCGTTACCCATTCGCGCTTCCGCGTAGCCCTCTCGGGCCATTCGGCCTTTTCCGCCGACACTCGCATGACGAAAACCGTGACGTGATAATTGAACCCATTTTTTTTGTAGTGATAGCTGCCGACGGGTCCGTCTCCCAGCGTCCCAACTAACCCGGCTTCTTCCCACGACTCCACTAAAGCCGCCTCGGCGGCGGTCTGGCCGAGTTCGATCCCGCCTTTGGGGAAAACCCACCGACGCCCGTTTCGCGACGTGACCAGACAAACCAACCCGTCGCGGACCGGCACGGCGGCGGCTTGACGAACCGATTGAATCATGACGTGGGTCTCGACGGTGTCACGCTTCATGCATAGTCCATTCATCAAAGCGTAACGGAATTGGTCAAGGGAGCCGCCCCCACTTCATCGGAACTACGCCCATTCTTCTTCACTTCACTCGCTATGCGGCGCGAAATTCGTGAGCTGCGTGCGACCACGGGCCAGAGGCCACCCCGCGAGCCCAGTGTTTTGTAACACGGCTTCCGATCGCATAAACAACTTTTCCGGGGCCGCCGTGTCATTCGGCTCGCAAACAAGGGCAAATCATTCGGACGACCACAAAAACCTTCTCGGTTCGGCCCGCGTCACTTGTCGTACCGCCCGGGCGAGGGTAGCCTCATTCACGTCGCATGCCCCGAAACGAGCGAGGACGAATGGCGCTCCCCGAACTCACTGTCCGCCAGGTGATGGACACAGACCCCGTCACCGTCGCACCCGACTGCACGGTCCAGGAAGTCCTCCGGCTCATGAACCAGCGGCGGATCGGGTCCGTACTCGTGATCCGGGACGAAGACCACCTGGCGGGCATCTTTACCGAACGCGATCTTCTCAGACGGGTTGCGGGAGCCGTCCCGGGGTGGCGAGAGTATCCGGTTTCGCAGTGGATGACGTCCGACCCCTACACGATCGGCCCGGATGTCGGCTGGGACGAGGCGGTCGGGAAGATGCACAAGCTGCGGGTCCGCCACATGCCGGTGATCGAGGACGGACGGGTGATCGGGATCATTTCCACCAGGCTCCTTATGTCCCGCCGTACCGAGTATCTGAACCGAAAGGTTGAAGAGCGAACGGCCGAACTGAAACACGCGAACGACCAGCTCATCGCCCGGGACGCTGAGCTTCTCTTCAACATCCGGGCCGCCGGACGTCTCCAGAACAAAGTCTTGCTGCCCGGCGCGCCGCCCGACTGGCCCGAATTGCGGTGGGCGGTCCACTTCGCCCCGCTCGATCACCTGGGCGGAGACTACTACGATTTTGCCGTCCCGGACGCCGACCACCTCGGGTTTCTGATCGCGGACGCGAGCGGGCACAGCATCCCGGCCGCCATGGTGGCGATCATGACCCGGTTCGCGTTCGCCCAGGCGTCGGCCGCGAGTATTCGCCCGGGAGCGGTCCTGACCGAAATGAATCGCCGGCTCCAGGAACTGACGGAGGAGCGCTTCGTAACCGCGTTCTACGGCGTTTACGACCGCCGGACCGGCGTATTTCGGTACGCGACCGCCGGACACCCGCACCCTCTACGATTCGAGGCCAAGAGCGGGGCGGTCAAGCCGCTCGTTGCCGACGGGTTCTTACTCGGGGTGATACCCGACGAAGTGTACGCCGAGCGGGAAGTGGTCTTGGAAGCTGGGGATAAGGTCTTCTTTTACACGGACGGCCTGCACGAGGCCCGCAACGAGATCGGCGAGATGTTCGGTACGGCCCGGTTAATCGACTGCCTGACGAGTTGCGGGGGCGAACCGGCCAACGACGTCCTGCGCCACGTTCTGGCCTGCCAACAAGCCTTCTGCGGCTCGAACCCGTCAACGGACGATGTGACGCTTGCCGTCATGGACATTGTGCCATGAGTTCGCGAGGGAAGACGAGCGAGTGGTGCCGGTGTGTTTGATCGATCGCTATCGCGCGACGAATGGCAGACGCGACGGGCGGCGTACCTCGCGCGGGTACGCACGTGGGCGGAGGATCGCCTGCGACGAACAAGTCGCCGCGAAAAACACCCGGTTTACGACTTCCTGTTCGAATATTACTCGTTCCGACCTGCTTACCTACTCCGCTGGTCTCCTGGATTCGGTATTCGCCTGGAGGAAGCAACGTCGGACGACCTCGACTGGCGGCAGGGCTTCACTCCCTGCGATGGCGGGCAGGTGTTGCCGGGCGCGACGTTTCCGCGGCACCGGATCGAATACCTCCGTTGGGCGACCGCGTATCTCGCTGCCACCGCCGCCCGCGAGCCCGCGTTCGGGTGTTTCGGACTGCACGAGTGGGCGATGGTTTACCAGGAAACGAACGTCCGGCACGGGCGTGTGCCGCTGCGCCTCAGCCGTGCCGAGACCGAAGCCGTAGTCGATTCCGCTGCCGTGAAATGCACCCACTTCGATGCGTTCCGCTTCTTCACCGCGGCAGCCGTACCGTTGAACCGCATCGCCTTAACCCGCGCGACGACCACCGCGCATGACCAGGCCGGGTGCGTCCACGTAAACATGGACCTATACAAATTCGCGTTCGTGGTCGCGCCGTACACGTCGAGCGAAATCCTCGCCGATGCGTTCGATCTGGCGCGGGCGGCCCGGGAACTCGACATGCGAGCCAGCCCCTACGACCTCACGGCCCTGGGCTTCGCGCCGATTCGCATCGAGACGCGAGATGGTCGGGAAGAATACATCGAGAAGCAGCGGGAGATCTACCAGCAGGGAACGCCGGTCCGCGAACGGGTACTGGCGGAATACCGCCGGTTGGCATCTGTAATTAGCGAGTCGAAGGGGACAAACGGAGCCTGACAAGGGTCTGTTGAATACACGCCCGTCGTGCGGGTTAAAATAACTTCCGAGGCCGGCAACAGTCATCACAAACGACGCCCACACTCAGATTGCCGGGCAGGAAGGATTGTAGCAATGTTAAAATCGCTGACACTCGACGGGATCGGTCCCGTTCGCAAACTTTCGGCCGACTTCGGCAGCAGACTCAATGTTCTTACCGGCGATAACGGGTTAGGTAAATCGTTCCTGCTCGATGTGTGTTTCTGGGCGTTGACCGGGACTTGGCCCGGGGGTCGGGTTGCCTTGCCCGATCCGAATGGCCCAGGCAAAAAAGGGACGCCCGTCATTGTTTACCAGTCCGTGACCGGAAACGGTCAACCGAGGACAAAAAATTCCACATTCGATTTTCATTCCCAAACTTGGACCAAGCCGAGGAATCGCTCTGTCTCGCCCGGCTTGGTCATCTACGCCGCCGTGGACGGCAGTTTCGCCGTTTGGGATCCCGCACGCAACTATTTGCGTGACCCTATGAGTGGGATCAAGAAAGGCGACGAGCAGCCCAAAGCTTTTCAGTTCACGCCCCAAACGCTCGCCGAAGGGTTGCCCGACGGTTCTTGCGAAGGACTCGAACGTGACTGGGTTAATTGGTATCTCGAACAGTCAATTAATCCGAAATCGAGCCCGTTTAATATTCTAGAAAGTGTCGTATCATTGCTCTCTCACCCAACGGAGCCGATGGTTTGTGGCGAGCCGAAACAGGTCTTCGTAGATCAGATGCGTAAATCTCCGGTTCTGACCATGCCTTACGGTGACGTGCCGTATCCACAGTGGTCGGCCGGCGTTCGCCGGGTTATCGGATTCGCCTATCTGCTCGTTTGGACGTGGTTCGCCCACGTTCGGGCCGCTCAATTACGCAACGAAACGCCGACTAAACAGCTCGTCCTGATCGTCGACGAACTCGAAGCGCACCTTCACCCAAAATGGCAAAGAACGATTCTTCCGGCCTTGCTACAGGTGGTTAGCAAACTGGAAGCGGAACTTGAACTACAAGTCTTCGCGGCCACGCACTCCCCACTCATTCTGGCCTCACTTGAACCCCACTTCGACAGGGAACGGGACAAATTGTTCTGGTTCGACCTGGACGAAACGTCGGTGCATTTCCGTAATTACCCGTGGACAAACTACGGAGATGTCGTCGGTTGGTTGACATCAGATATTTTCGGTTTGCAACAAGCCCGATCGAACGAAGCGGAATCCGCCATCGGGGCAGCCAAGGCGTTCCTTAGGGGCGAGCACGTAGCTCTGCCGGCCGGTTTAAAGACAAAACAGCAGATCGACAATAGGTTGCGACAACTGCTCGGAGGGCAAGACCCGTTTCTCGTTCGCTGGCATATTTCCACGGGATCGAACGGGCAATGATTCGTATCGAACAAAGTGATCCACCCGATCGTTTTGAAGAGGAATGTCGCCGGCCGGGCGCGGCTTGGCTTACCGCGAATCTCGACGGAGACCCTCCGAGTCGATTCTGGCGGCCCTTCGTGATGGATCTCTGCCGTTGCTTTGAAAATCGCTGCGGATACTCGGCGATGTGGGATTTGAACGGGACGGTCGATCACTACCTGAGCCGTGAGAACCATCGCCAGTTGGCGTTTGAATGGTCCAATTTTCGATATGTTTCTGGATGGCTCAACAGCAGCAAACAAGCGATAGACCAGCAAGTACTCGACCCGTTTCAAGTCCGAGACGAGTGGTTTGAGATCCTATTACCGTCACTCGTCATGCGGTTGACGCCGTGCGTGCCCCCGTCAATCCGACCAGCGGCCGAGTTTACTTTGCGGAGGTTGCACTTGGCAGACGGGGATCGCATCTATGAACAGAGGCGTATTTATTACGACTACTTTCGGACCGAGAACAAACCTGTCGAGTGGCTGGAACCATTCGCGCCCATTCTCGCGACTGCCGTACGTCGAGAACGTGTCCGCGGCCACTTGGCTGCGAATAGCTCCGCATCCATTGACGAAATTCGTGAGTTGTGTGAAACGGACCGAGACCGCGCCCGACACCTCGTTCGTTTTTGGGTAGCCGCCGGTCATTTGCGCGCGGTCGGGAGAGGACGTGGAGTTCGTTACCGCCTTAATTGAGAAACGAGTGATGAAATGACCATCGTAGCCGGGTACTGATTTCGATTTTTAGCTTCGATAATTGAAGGCGGAACTTGTCCGGAGTAACGACCGCACGGGAGGATCGAAGCACCGGTGTCACACTTCCACCGCAACGAGACAAATTTGGTTCGCCACACTAACCCGCCGGACAAACGCGATTTGCTTGCCATCCGGGGAAAATACACACGCTTGCGACCGCGGCGCGGGCGCGGTACTGTCTTTTGGAGTAAGCCGAGTCATTCGCCCCTCTGTCGCATCAGCTATGCACACACTGCCGTCTATGACGAAAGCGACGTGCTGCCCGTCGGGGTGCCAGGTGAACGCGGACGCGACTCCGAATGTGTTGCGCGTCACTTGAATCGGCTGGCCGCCGTTTGGAGAGATGGTCCAGAATTGCACGATCCCGGCGTCGTCCTTCTTGAGAAAGCCGATTCGCGCACCGTCCGGCGACGAGCGGAGCCAGTGGCGCGGGCCTTGAATTCCCGGGAAGGCGTGTGACTCGGTGAACGTGAGCCGCCGCTGGGTTGTACCCGCGGGCGGCGCGGGTCGTCGCGTTGCGGTGCCTTCGAGCGGCCCATCACCACGGCACGTTAGATCGGCGGGCAAGTCGGCGATGAAGACTTCCGAAAGCGTTTCGCCCGAAGCCGCTCGGACATGACCCTGAAACGCCAACGCGCGGTGCTGGCGGACGCCGTTTGCACGAACGAACCCATCCAGCCCGACCCACGCCTCTTCAAACGCCCTGGAAATTTCATCAGCCCCCGCACGAGGCCGCGCGGTCGTCCTAGTCACGAGGACTGAGAAGGCGGTCCCGTCGTGGTTCCGCGGATGCGATCGCGGCACATCTACAGGACGCCCGAGGGCAG
This is a stretch of genomic DNA from Fimbriiglobus ruber. It encodes these proteins:
- a CDS encoding PP2C family protein-serine/threonine phosphatase, producing MALPELTVRQVMDTDPVTVAPDCTVQEVLRLMNQRRIGSVLVIRDEDHLAGIFTERDLLRRVAGAVPGWREYPVSQWMTSDPYTIGPDVGWDEAVGKMHKLRVRHMPVIEDGRVIGIISTRLLMSRRTEYLNRKVEERTAELKHANDQLIARDAELLFNIRAAGRLQNKVLLPGAPPDWPELRWAVHFAPLDHLGGDYYDFAVPDADHLGFLIADASGHSIPAAMVAIMTRFAFAQASAASIRPGAVLTEMNRRLQELTEERFVTAFYGVYDRRTGVFRYATAGHPHPLRFEAKSGAVKPLVADGFLLGVIPDEVYAEREVVLEAGDKVFFYTDGLHEARNEIGEMFGTARLIDCLTSCGGEPANDVLRHVLACQQAFCGSNPSTDDVTLAVMDIVP
- a CDS encoding 3-methyladenine DNA glycosylase; this translates as MFDRSLSRDEWQTRRAAYLARVRTWAEDRLRRTSRREKHPVYDFLFEYYSFRPAYLLRWSPGFGIRLEEATSDDLDWRQGFTPCDGGQVLPGATFPRHRIEYLRWATAYLAATAAREPAFGCFGLHEWAMVYQETNVRHGRVPLRLSRAETEAVVDSAAVKCTHFDAFRFFTAAAVPLNRIALTRATTTAHDQAGCVHVNMDLYKFAFVVAPYTSSEILADAFDLARAARELDMRASPYDLTALGFAPIRIETRDGREEYIEKQREIYQQGTPVRERVLAEYRRLASVISESKGTNGA
- a CDS encoding AAA family ATPase, whose amino-acid sequence is MLKSLTLDGIGPVRKLSADFGSRLNVLTGDNGLGKSFLLDVCFWALTGTWPGGRVALPDPNGPGKKGTPVIVYQSVTGNGQPRTKNSTFDFHSQTWTKPRNRSVSPGLVIYAAVDGSFAVWDPARNYLRDPMSGIKKGDEQPKAFQFTPQTLAEGLPDGSCEGLERDWVNWYLEQSINPKSSPFNILESVVSLLSHPTEPMVCGEPKQVFVDQMRKSPVLTMPYGDVPYPQWSAGVRRVIGFAYLLVWTWFAHVRAAQLRNETPTKQLVLIVDELEAHLHPKWQRTILPALLQVVSKLEAELELQVFAATHSPLILASLEPHFDRERDKLFWFDLDETSVHFRNYPWTNYGDVVGWLTSDIFGLQQARSNEAESAIGAAKAFLRGEHVALPAGLKTKQQIDNRLRQLLGGQDPFLVRWHISTGSNGQ
- a CDS encoding NUDIX hydrolase; the protein is MKRDTVETHVMIQSVRQAAAVPVRDGLVCLVTSRNGRRWVFPKGGIELGQTAAEAALVESWEEAGLVGTLGDGPVGSYHYKKNGFNYHVTVFVMRVSAEKAEWPERATRKREWVTVEEAISRIDEPDLRDLLRGVSQSSSEVVGRI
- a CDS encoding DUF3748 domain-containing protein; amino-acid sequence: MPFEQQLTSGPSGRILTNYGVWSPDGAWIAYDTRSDPAGDVFDGPRIEMVNVHTREVRVLYEARNGASCGVVTWHPTEPKVCFILGPENPTPDWQYGPSRRQGVIVDVRQPGVAVPLDARDMSPPFTAGALRGGSHVHVWSPDGALVSFTYEDQVLSLFTEETDDCDVNQRNVGMAALGRPVDVPRSHPRNHDGTAFSVLVTRTTARPRAGADEISRAFEEAWVGLDGFVRANGVRQHRALAFQGHVRAASGETLSEVFIADLPADLTCRGDGPLEGTATRRPAPPAGTTQRRLTFTESHAFPGIQGPRHWLRSSPDGARIGFLKKDDAGIVQFWTISPNGGQPIQVTRNTFGVASAFTWHPDGQHVAFVIDGSVCIADATEGRMTRLTPKDSTAPAPRSQACVFSPDGKQIAFVRRVSVANQICLVAVEV